One region of Pagrus major chromosome 5, Pma_NU_1.0 genomic DNA includes:
- the LOC140995734 gene encoding centriolin-like encodes MVWCHGEDGLEFACQLSGPEMEEQRETGGAADSQENRGGIRYITEELLLKLTGCQSVVLIRSLNLSSLTGDKRIKFIENLHGCQRLESLRLNHNVIQRMDRLNTLTQLRELQLAHNNIQRIEGLELMSSLQRLNLSYNRIEHVPVWLSRKLHSLHTLHLQHNLITSLYELSRLRSLSSLSELSLSGNPACSLQHSRLFLLYHLRTLDRLDELPITQEERGHAHQRFSAEELERLQQQVDSSQSELSRLQREKQAAVTRLHQQEETSRTLTAQTETHRHTHTLLEQELHTKTQLLEKTAVELTRAFHRLYELEQELTFYKIDTRLNPLPTCCIQDVHSVDSVDSVDSVAESPYIGKTPDQLSPGDMESSRLLLEEGEGCKKNSIERR; translated from the exons ATGGTTTGGTGTCACGGAGAGGACGGGTTGGAATTTG CCTGTCAGCTGTCTGGTCCAgagatggaggagcagagggagacaggaggagctgcagactCTCAGGAGAACCggggag GTATCAGGTACATaacagaggagctgctgctgaagctgacTGGCTGTCAGTCTGTGGTTCTGATCCGATCCCTCAACCTGTCGTCATTAACTGGAGACAAGCGGATCAAG TTCATAGAGAACCTTCATGGCTGTCAGCGCCTGGAGAGTTTAAGACTGAACCACAACGTGATCCAGAGGATGGACAGACTGAACACGCTGACACAgctgagagagctgcagctggcACACAACAACAtcca gaggatTGAGGGACTGGAGCTCATGTCCAGTCTGCAGCGTCTGAACTTGTCCTACAACAGGATCGAACACGTTCCCGTGTGGCTGAGCAGGAAACTGCACTCACTGCACACGCTGCACCTGCAGCACAACCTCATCACCTCT ctgtacGAGCTGTCCCGGCTGCGCTCTCTGAGCAGCCTATCAGAGCTCTCCCTGTCAGGAAACCCCGCCTGCTCACTGCAGCACTCCCGCCTCTTCCTGCTCTACCACCTCCGGACACTCGACAGGCTGGACGAGCTGCCAATCacgcaggaggagagaggacacgCCCACCAACGCTTCAGCGCCG aggagctggagcgtctgcagcagcaggtggacagcagccaatcagagctcagcAGGCTGCAGCGGGAGAAGCAGGCCGCAGTGACTCGACTCCACCAGCAGGAGGAGACAAGCCGAACGCTCACGGCCCAGACAGaaacacaccgacacacacacacactgctggagcAAGAGCTGCACACCAAGACTCAGCTg cTGGAGAAGACAGCGGTTGAGTTGACGAGAGCCTTTCACAGACTGTACGAGCTCGAGCAGGAGCTCACTTTCTACAAGATAGATACCAGACTCAACCCTCTGCCCACCTGCTGCatacag GACGTCCACTCTGTGGACTCTGTGGACTCTGTGGACTCTGTGGCTGAGAGTCCGTACATCGGCAAA ACCCCGGATCAGCTGTCTCCTGGAGACATGGAGTCATCGCGCCTCCTGCTGGAAGAAGGTGAAG GATGCAAGAAGAATTCAATAGAAAGACGATGA